Below is a genomic region from Miscanthus floridulus cultivar M001 chromosome 1, ASM1932011v1, whole genome shotgun sequence.
ACTTGTGTGTGGGGAGGCTGGCGACCACCACCTCGAGGAGCTCCTTTTGCTCCACCTCCGAGGACACCGGCGCGGACGCGAGGCACCGCCGCATGGACCTCGACAACCCCGGGATGGTGCCCCTGGCGTAGGACACCAGGCTGGCCTCCGCCCTCACGTCGTCGCGCGCGGCCATGGCCACCATCACCCGCTTGTACATGTGCAGGCCGAGCACAGCCAGGTCGTCGAACTAGGACCGTGACGCGGCCGACGAGCGCGAGGCGATGGCATCCACGCAGCGGGACACAATGCTGAGGTCCTCGGCGAGCGGCAGTAGCTCCTCGTAGGACTTTTAGCGCCTTGGTGGCGTCGCCGGGGTGCCGCAGCACGGTCTGGTTCAGGTAGGCCTCTGCGCGCGCCGCGAGGTTGTCCTCGGCGTGCTCCTCCGTCATCTCCAGATACTCGGCCGCGCAACGAAGGGGCGCGACGTTCCAAGCGGTGAGGTCGACGCGGACGCCGTAGCGGAACGTGGTGGCGTCCAGGGCGTCCAGGGCTTCCAGATAGTGAGCTAATAACGTTTGGGTCGGTTATTAGCTGGTCCAACCAGACCCAAAcgtggctcaggggcaccggatgtccaaactgaatttttctctctcctcaaccggtggaAACCGGCCCGTGGTGTCCTCTGGCATAATTACaacaaaccagagtgtcttctaacATACAGCTCCACTTTGGATGTCCGCCAGCAAACGACCACCACTGTGGGTGTCCGCCAGTCAATTTCCCCTACTTTAAAAGTTCAGAGACCTGCATGACACCACCGGCCAAGTTCAGGGACCGACGGTGAATTTTGCTCTCTTTTTTATAGTAAAAAATGATAAAATTACATGTGGTCTAAACTCTTGTCTAAATAACAACGATAAAAAGTTGGGCGTCTGAGATATAGGACTATAGGAGATGTGTGTTCGTAAAGAATGCAAGGACTATGGATAAGATCCAAACGTTTTTGCTCCTTGtttgagcatcaagctgctctgTTGACTCGAGAAAGTACTCTACTAGATTCCTATACGGGAGCCTGGCACGCTGTAAGCATTCCACGGTATGTGTCTGGACGACTCAACGAAATTCCTTCAGTGCGCAGGGAGAACTCAAATTCGAATCTCTCCGTCGTCAACAGTCACTCAAAGCACAAACCGAAAGCAAAAAGAAGAGCATCGGAGCACGGCTTTCAAAGCAACACACCACAGACATCTAGCTGTGTGGCCATCTCTTTGATTCTTTGCCCGCCAAGAAAGCCTGCGGCACATGGAGTACACACCTCGTCCTCTGAACGACGATCTCATCTATACAAAGCCGCGGCGGCAGCCACGACCCGTCCATGCGCCACGCAACCGCAACAGCTAGTTGCAACGTCGCCACGTGCAGCTTCCTACAGTAATAATGCCGGCTGCGGCGATGCGGGGGGACATCACGTACagcgggcgggcgcggcgggtGGCCGTGCTCCGCTGCCTCGTCGCCGCGCTGGTGGTCACCATCCTCCTCGCGGGGCTGGCGGCGCTCATCTTCTGGCTCGTGGTCCGGCCCAAGCCCATCGACTACACCCTCACCGGCGCCGTGGCGCGCCACTTCAACGTGACGCCGCCGCCCGACGCCACGGCCAACGCGACGTTCTACCTCACGCTCGCCGTCGACAACCCGAACCGGCGCGTGTCGATCCTGTACGAGTGGGTGGAGTTCCGCGTGCTGTACGGCGAGGCGGCGCAGCTGGCGATCGAGGAGGCGCCGGCGCCGTTCCGGCAGCCGCACCGCAACGAGACGCGGCTGGAGGTGCGCGCCGTGGCGCGGTCGGTGCCCGTCGGGGAGCAGACCGCGCGGGAGCTGCGGCACGACCTCGCTGCGGGGCAGGTGGGCGTCGACGTCCGGATGCGCGCGCGCGTCCAGTTCAAGGTCTCCGGCGTCAGGAGCAGGCGCTACGACCTGCAGGCGTTCTGCTCGCCCGTCGTCATCGGCCTCGCGCCGTCGTCTGCAAGGTCGTTCCAGAGCGTGCCGTGCGACGCAGCCATCTCGTGAGGCAGTATATGCATGCATGGCCCGCGTGCCACTCGATCGGATCACTACCTGAGTTCCTGAGTGTGGTGTGCTGCGAAAATCATCTATAGCTTGGCCTAGGTCAATATGCATGGTTTGTTAGGCTTAATTAGTAGATGTTTGACTTGGTATGCCTACCCATATATGACGTGTCTTGTAAATCAAGCAGCTCTGGATGCTTCCTTCTTTCGTTTCAAAATTGGCTAGTGCGCTGAGCTTTTTGTCGtgtttgatatatacgtactatcATCAATCATGCTTGCTGCCTCTGTGAGTGCCATTCCCATTTGGGAGAGTTGCTAGCCCCTCTTGTTCAGTATCTTATCCCAAACAATTCGCACTCTTTTTTGTTTATTATATGTTCATGTCAAATTACATTGTTAAACTTGCATTGGCACTCCTCCACATATATAGCATATTTAAAACCTGATGGCTTTCATCACTTTGCTGTAGCCATTTCCATGCCCTTGATTGCAGTGCACTGTGCAGCTATGTTCTTCCTTCAAGTGCGGCTTTCATGTCCTAATAATTCCTGAAGTGAAAAAATACGACAATGGACCCTCCTTCAATCAACTTTATTGCTTTGCCTCTTTGGAGTTTTCTGTGGTAAAGGAGGAGGAAAAGAGAGCAGTCCATCACCACTTGCAACTAACTATAGTGCCGTGGCCAGTGGTGGCAATTTAGCAAAACCTAGTTGCCTCTCTTCATCCAGAAGAATACCCGGCATGCAGCCGTATTGCTACAGATCCACAGCATTGCACATTGCTAGAATATCCTCAACTTTAAGGTATCTTCAGCTTCTACAACTTTTGGAGCTGAGCTGGAGTTGAGAGTGAGTGACCGATGGCGCTTAGGTGAGCCATGCATATTTCACTTCCATTGTATATGCTGAAACACTTCATTTTGGCCTATAAACTCTTGGGCCTAATGTGTGGAGTTGGGAATTGAAACCGGCCAAACAGCCTTATTACACATCTTACTTTGTAGTACAATGATCATATTcggtgtcataaatattgatgcTTTTTCcgataaatttagtcaaacttgaaataGTTTGGCTTAGGACAAACCTAAAACATCACTTATTTTAGGACAAAGGGAGTACACACTAATAAACAATAACCTATTGCAAATTTAGGCGATGCTGCTGTATTACTTATTTGACGTACGTTTTCAGTGCGGCAACTTTCTTCTTAAGACAAGATCGCTGAAATTTAATATCTCGGCTCCTCCTCTGAATACCTCTCTATAGCAGTAGTGTACTGGTCACAAACGTGCATgatgcatttggcatttgcagtGCGACAAGTTGGCCAGGAACAAAGCTGCTAGTAGCGAAAGAGATGGAGTTGGAGCTCTACGTACTAGTCTGATCTTGTCTGTCAGCCTGTCCTGGCGTGCGTGATCCACAAGCACGATGGCGCCCGGCCGGCCACGATCTGGCCGCCTTGGTAGCTACTAGACGGTAATGCGTTCTGGCGCACGCAGCACTAGGGCCGGGATTTAACAAAACTAGCTAGCTCTAGCTCCTTGTTGCCATGGCGTGTGTCAGCACTAGCGTTTCCTCATGCATCTTGCGCCTATTAGATCGCTCCCTCCTCCCGGCCTGTTGTGCTTTTTCCTTGTCGTCGATCTTCTTTTCTATTGACAGGATTGCCGCCCGTCAGGCTACAGTCAGAGGCCGTGCGATTTGTTTCTCTAGCTTCCATCATGGCTCCAACTTGAAATCTTTATCAGGGTGGAACGTAACGTACGCTGAAACAAATCAACAAGGGCGATCGATCGACAGCTTTTGTCTTGATATGGAGGCATCGACAGCACTATATATCGGATGTTCATGCATGTATGGGATCGGATCATACATAACGCAGGGAAATATGTGCTAGCTATTACCTGAGTGTGTAGGTCGGATGGGGACTTTCAGAAAGCAGGTAACAAGGCCTGAATACTTTTGAGAATTTTGGGGCGGTGGTGATGGATCAATCATCACTGGTACGGTAGCTTTAGTTGGATGAGAGGCCATACCAATACATTGTGAGTTTGTGACAGTACGTAGCGCATGCGGCATGCGAGTGGACCTGTGGGGTGGCGACGATTTGATTATTTTCTTCAGTCCGAAACGTTGAAGCGAGCGATGCTACATGTCTTGAATCTGTGTCCTCGAAATTTTCATCTGAAAATCCAGTGTGCCAGGACCCAAAACGCCCAAAACCTCCCGGATGTTGTTATGTACACGTTGCTAAACTCAGAAGCTATGTAAGTCTTCAGTTACGTGATTTTCTTGAGAAAGCAAATCCTTTCTTCGTCACATGATGTCGACGCACGCACCGTTGAACCGGCGGGGACCGAGGACACTTTAGCCAGGGGCCAGGGCCTATGCTTTGCTCTCGAAATGGGCCAACATTGGGTGGACGCCTATGAGTAGGCCGTATCTGGCCCGCCCGCTCGGGAGTTGAAAGCCGAAACAGGCCTCCCCGCCATCTTTCTTCCCTTGTGTGCTTGCTGTAGAGTAGTAGTATGTCCTCAAGTACACAGCCCCAACGCGAACTGGTCATAGATCAGCGGGTTGGTTCGGGATTTAACGGGGTTATACTTTTAGTAGTAGATGGCGTCTCATCGATAGCCAGGTTTCTGTGGTAACTTCGTTGCCatgtaatttaaaaaaaaacatagcCCCGACAGCTGTCACAAACTCCATCgggagagtgagggagggagagCAAGTGGATAAACTCCCAAGTCACATCGTCAAACGTTTTGCTTGCCGCCACGGTCACCGGTCAGGCAGCAGATAGACCGATTGACGTGTGACGCCGAGCACGACGCCTCGCTTCCACGGGTGAGTCAGTCACGGCGCCATACTTGTGCGCTCCACGCTTGTCGTGCGCGCGAGTATATGCTGCTGGCCACACGCCGTTGCGCCCCCACGCCCCAGCACGCCCGGGGGACCTTGAGTAGATGGATTTTGTGggtaaggccctgtttagatccaaaatttttttgaattttgactactgtagcacttttgtttgtatttaacaattagtgtctaattatgaattaattaggtttaaaagtttcgtctcgtaatttctcacccaactgtgcaattagttttttttcgtctacatttagtgctccatgcatgtgccgcaagattcgatgtgacgagtactGCGTAAATTTTTTtagaatctaaacaggccctaagtatGCCTTTGGGGTATTATTGTTATTTACATTTGTAGTATGTTTAAGGAGATACTTATTAGGGAAAATATTATACTAGTAGGATTTAACATTAAAGGTGTAGTAAGCCTTTAAATAACTCGTCCGTATTACAACGTATAACAAACTAATACAGTTACCTCAATGAAGAACCAAACTCTGACTCCACTTCTTAATTGCATTGATCGTCCAATCATCTCTTTATGCAAAATCATGGACAATATTGAGATTGATCAATATTCTTAATATCAGATGCAATGACTTTTGGGTTGTCAATACTAAAATATTTGAATTAAAAGTTTAAATCCCTAATAATCTAACATGCCAATCAAATAAGCAATGGCGTATTGGTGGATTATATATCTCAAAAATAAAGAttaggcactaggagtaggaggGGCAGGAGAAAAGGCATGGTCTTGCATTTTTTACAAGGTGACAAGCGTGATTCGTTGCCATAGACAACGATCCACAATGATGGATCAACGCGATCCGTCTCGCTTGATGCAACTGTTTCGTATTCGTGGTTGCGTCGCAGCTGAATGGCTGGACACGTGGACCATAATAGTGCGGAAACACATATACATATAggattccattatctaaaaaaatacatataggATAATAATGCATATCCAAGATCCTAGGCCCTTTCTGGCCCTTGGCAGTCGTACTTCCAGAGTTGCAGTCCTACCCCTAGAGCCGGCCTTGGACAGAGGCGACGCTGCAGAGTCAAGATGATGGGGGTTATCTACGAAAGTAGGAAGGTTTTTGCTTGGGcatgtttagttccacttcattttgccaaatttttcaagattcttcgtcacatcgaatctttaaacgcatgcatgaaatattaaatataaataaaaaataaaactaattacacagtttagacgaaatccacgagacgaatcttttaagcctaattagactatgattggacactaattgccaaata
It encodes:
- the LOC136493517 gene encoding uncharacterized protein At1g08160-like is translated as MPAAAMRGDITYSGRARRVAVLRCLVAALVVTILLAGLAALIFWLVVRPKPIDYTLTGAVARHFNVTPPPDATANATFYLTLAVDNPNRRVSILYEWVEFRVLYGEAAQLAIEEAPAPFRQPHRNETRLEVRAVARSVPVGEQTARELRHDLAAGQVGVDVRMRARVQFKVSGVRSRRYDLQAFCSPVVIGLAPSSARSFQSVPCDAAIS